Proteins encoded together in one Actinomycetes bacterium window:
- a CDS encoding DEAD/DEAH box helicase, whose amino-acid sequence MGLDPATITVLPDFADLGVPARLVDVLSAQGITSAFPIQVATLPDALAGRDVLGRGRTGSGKTLAFSIPLLTRIAAMPSRSSAGHPHGLVLVPTRELATQVQTAMAPLAAAMGLTTTTIFGGVSQRPQVSALTRGVDVLIACPGRLEDLMRQRCVHLDAVAVTVVDEADHMADLGFLPAVRRILDATDRHGQRLLFSATLDNGVDVLVRRYLSDPVRHSVDGDARTQLDIEHHVLTVAASDKPSIVTELASGRDRTVLFTRTKHSARKLARDLTQSGVPAVDLHGNLSQAARDRNLALFRDGRVRVLVATDVAARGIHVDDVALVVHVDPPVEHKAYLHRSGRTGRAGASGVVVTVQTTSQRAEVASMTRRAGITPTLRTVTPGSREVVALTGPRADLVAPLPLPREPRRNEGRNRGSASEGPRRRGHGVAKHGVQSKSASRPSGANDRGRTEAPRVPTMSVAEFSAGRRGGSRGRGRGSAKPA is encoded by the coding sequence ATGGGGCTCGACCCCGCCACCATCACCGTCCTGCCCGACTTCGCCGACCTGGGCGTACCAGCCCGGCTGGTCGACGTTCTCTCGGCGCAAGGCATCACCTCCGCATTCCCGATCCAAGTGGCCACGCTGCCTGACGCACTCGCCGGCCGCGACGTGCTCGGCCGCGGCCGGACCGGCAGCGGGAAGACCCTCGCGTTCTCGATCCCGCTGCTGACTCGGATCGCGGCGATGCCGTCCCGATCCTCCGCCGGGCACCCGCACGGTCTCGTTCTCGTCCCCACACGGGAGCTCGCCACTCAGGTTCAGACAGCGATGGCCCCGCTGGCGGCGGCGATGGGCCTCACGACCACCACGATCTTCGGCGGCGTCAGCCAGCGCCCCCAGGTGAGCGCCCTCACCCGAGGCGTCGACGTACTGATCGCCTGCCCGGGCCGGCTCGAGGACCTGATGCGGCAACGCTGCGTGCACCTCGATGCCGTCGCCGTCACGGTGGTCGACGAAGCCGATCACATGGCCGACCTCGGCTTCCTCCCAGCGGTTCGGCGCATCCTGGACGCGACCGACCGTCATGGCCAGCGTCTGCTGTTCTCGGCGACACTGGACAACGGGGTGGACGTCCTGGTGAGGCGCTACCTCAGCGACCCGGTCCGTCACTCGGTGGACGGTGATGCCCGCACGCAGCTCGACATCGAGCACCACGTCCTGACGGTGGCGGCCTCGGACAAGCCGAGCATCGTGACCGAGCTCGCGTCGGGTCGGGATCGCACGGTTCTGTTCACGCGTACCAAGCACTCCGCGCGCAAGCTGGCGCGGGACCTGACCCAGTCGGGCGTACCCGCGGTCGACCTCCATGGCAACCTGAGCCAGGCCGCCCGTGACCGCAACCTCGCGCTCTTCAGGGACGGCCGGGTGCGCGTGCTGGTCGCGACCGACGTGGCTGCCCGCGGGATCCACGTCGACGACGTCGCGCTCGTCGTGCACGTCGATCCCCCGGTGGAGCACAAGGCCTATCTGCATCGTTCCGGCCGTACCGGGCGTGCGGGCGCCAGCGGGGTCGTGGTGACGGTGCAGACCACTTCCCAGCGTGCGGAGGTCGCCTCGATGACCCGCAGAGCCGGGATCACGCCCACGCTGCGCACCGTGACTCCCGGATCGCGCGAGGTGGTCGCGCTCACCGGTCCTCGCGCCGACCTCGTAGCCCCGCTGCCGCTGCCGCGCGAGCCCCGGCGGAACGAGGGCCGTAACCGTGGCAGTGCCTCCGAGGGGCCGCGCCGACGCGGACATGGCGTCGCCAAGCATGGGGTGCAGAGCAAGTCAGCGTCTCGACCGTCCGGGGCGAACGACCGAGGACGTACGGAGGCTCCGCGGGTACCGACCATGTCCGTGGCCGAGTTCTCGGCAGGCCGGCGCGGCGGCAGTCGCGGCAGAGGGAGAGGGTCGGCCAAGCCGGCCTAG
- a CDS encoding quinone oxidoreductase has translation MRVVIAARHGGPEVLEIQDRPTPTPGSGEVLVDVRAAGVNFTDVYTRTGVYGSEMPTVMGQEGAGVVAAVGPDVTDLAVGDRVAWTSAPGSYADQVVVQAAAAVPVPAGLGDDVAAGALLQGMTAHYLLNSTYAVEPGDTILVHAAAGGVGLLLVQMAKAKGARVIATVSTDGKERLAREAGADEVLRYEGFAERVRALTGGEGVPVVYDSVGAATFDGSLASVRTRGLLVMFGQSSGVVPPFELRRLMNSGSLYLTRPTLGHYIATTEELRERASAVFGGILDGSLSLRIGGRYALTDAADAHRDLEGRRTTGKLLLIP, from the coding sequence ATGCGTGTCGTGATCGCCGCCCGCCACGGCGGGCCAGAGGTGCTCGAGATCCAGGACCGCCCGACGCCCACCCCGGGCTCGGGCGAGGTGCTCGTCGACGTACGGGCCGCCGGTGTCAACTTCACCGACGTCTACACCCGTACCGGTGTGTACGGCTCCGAGATGCCGACCGTCATGGGCCAGGAGGGCGCTGGCGTCGTCGCGGCGGTCGGCCCCGACGTCACCGACCTCGCCGTCGGCGACCGCGTGGCCTGGACGTCGGCACCCGGCAGCTACGCCGACCAGGTCGTCGTGCAGGCAGCCGCCGCAGTACCCGTGCCGGCGGGGCTCGGGGACGACGTCGCGGCCGGTGCGCTGCTGCAGGGGATGACCGCGCACTACCTGCTCAACTCGACGTACGCGGTCGAGCCCGGGGACACCATCCTCGTCCACGCCGCAGCCGGCGGGGTCGGGCTGCTCCTCGTCCAGATGGCCAAGGCCAAGGGCGCCCGGGTGATCGCCACGGTGTCCACCGACGGGAAGGAGCGGCTGGCCCGCGAGGCGGGAGCCGACGAGGTCCTGCGCTACGAGGGGTTCGCGGAGCGCGTACGCGCCCTGACCGGTGGCGAGGGCGTCCCCGTCGTCTACGACAGCGTCGGTGCCGCGACCTTCGACGGCAGCCTCGCCAGCGTGCGTACCCGCGGCTTGCTCGTCATGTTCGGCCAGTCCAGCGGGGTCGTGCCGCCCTTCGAGCTGCGGCGGCTGATGAACTCCGGGTCGCTGTACCTCACCCGTCCGACCCTCGGGCACTACATCGCGACCACCGAGGAGCTGCGCGAGCGGGCGTCGGCGGTCTTCGGCGGCATCCTCGACGGGTCGCTGTCGCTGCGGATCGGGGGCCGGTACGCCCTCACGGACGCGGCGGACGCCCACCGCGACCTCGAAGGCCGACGCACGACGGGCAAGCTGCTGCTCATCCCCTGA
- a CDS encoding dodecin family protein, translating to MSVYRVTELIGTSTTSWEDAAAGAIKTAQQTLRDLRVAEVVAQDVTIDDAGTLTYRTKVRLSFKYEAS from the coding sequence ATGAGCGTCTATCGCGTCACCGAGCTGATCGGCACCAGCACCACCTCGTGGGAGGACGCCGCGGCCGGCGCCATCAAGACCGCGCAGCAGACCTTGCGCGACCTGCGGGTGGCCGAGGTCGTCGCGCAGGACGTCACCATCGACGACGCCGGCACCCTCACCTACCGCACGAAGGTGCGCCTGTCCTTCAAGTACGAAGCCTCCTGA
- a CDS encoding TIGR03617 family F420-dependent LLM class oxidoreductase, whose translation MKVDATFNPEGPVDTRAVAVGAEHAGYAAVWTSETKHDPFIAVSLAASATDTIEVGTAITVAFARNPMTTAVAANDVQLLSRGRLLLGLGSQIKAHISRRFSMPWSHPAPRMREYILAMRAIWDCWNTNTPLDFRGEYYSHTLMTPFFSPGPNPYGAPRVLLAGVGEVMTRVAGEVADGFLCHGFTTETYLRTVTVPALEEGRAAAGRTDGLAGFDVVGAPFVATGRDEEQIARACRGVREQIAFYASTPAYRPVLEAHGWGGLSDELHAMSVAGRWREMGEAIDDDVLNAFCVVAEPDRVAGELLRRYGDVMTRISLYTPAELDADVVDQVVSDLRAGGSAG comes from the coding sequence GTGAAGGTCGACGCGACGTTCAACCCGGAAGGCCCGGTCGACACGCGCGCGGTCGCGGTCGGTGCCGAGCACGCCGGCTACGCGGCGGTGTGGACGAGCGAGACCAAGCACGACCCGTTCATCGCCGTCTCCCTCGCGGCCTCGGCGACCGACACGATCGAGGTGGGCACCGCCATCACGGTGGCGTTCGCCCGCAACCCGATGACGACGGCGGTCGCGGCCAACGACGTCCAGCTGCTCTCGCGCGGCCGCCTCCTGCTCGGGCTCGGCTCTCAGATCAAGGCCCACATCAGCCGGCGCTTCAGCATGCCCTGGTCGCACCCGGCCCCCCGCATGCGCGAGTACATCCTCGCCATGCGCGCGATCTGGGACTGCTGGAACACCAACACCCCGCTCGACTTCCGCGGCGAGTACTACTCCCACACGCTGATGACACCGTTCTTCTCGCCCGGTCCCAACCCGTACGGCGCTCCGCGGGTCCTCCTCGCCGGCGTCGGCGAGGTGATGACGCGGGTCGCCGGCGAGGTGGCCGACGGGTTCCTGTGCCACGGCTTCACGACCGAGACGTACCTGCGAACCGTGACCGTGCCGGCCCTGGAGGAGGGCCGCGCCGCCGCCGGGCGTACCGACGGGCTCGCCGGCTTCGACGTGGTCGGGGCGCCGTTCGTGGCCACCGGTCGCGACGAGGAGCAGATCGCCCGCGCCTGCCGCGGCGTGCGCGAGCAGATCGCGTTCTATGCCTCGACGCCGGCGTACCGCCCGGTCCTCGAGGCCCACGGCTGGGGCGGGCTGTCCGACGAGCTGCACGCGATGTCGGTCGCGGGCCGCTGGCGAGAGATGGGCGAGGCGATCGACGACGACGTCCTGAACGCGTTCTGCGTCGTGGCCGAGCCGGACCGCGTCGCCGGCGAGCTGCTGCGCCGCTACGGCGACGTCATGACGCGTATCTCCCTGTACACCCCGGCGGAGCTCGACGCGGACGTCGTCGACCAGGTGGTCTCCGACCTCCGCGCCGGCGGTTCGGCCGGGTAG
- a CDS encoding acetyl-CoA C-acyltransferase — MPARDAVIVDAVRTPVGKRGGSLAAVHAVDLSAHVLGALVERTGIDPAVVDDVIWGCVQQVGQQSFNVGRNAVLAAGWPESVPGTTIDRQCGSSQQAVHFAAAGLVAGHYDVVVAGGVEMMTAIPLGAAARDPELGEPYGPLVDARYGVPFHQGLGAEMMAEKWGFTRAELDEFAGASHAKLAAAVDEGRLAGQITPVRLPEGGTLSADEGLRRGTTPQTLAGLRPAFKPDGVLHAGNSSQISDGSAAVLLTTSEKARELGLTPLARVHTAVLAGDDPVMMLSAPIPATQRALARAGLGIGDIDVFEVNEAFAPVPMAWLAETGADPARLNPNGGAIAIGHPLGASGARLMTALVHEMADRGLRYGLQTMCEGGGMANATILERLA; from the coding sequence GTGCCCGCTCGTGACGCCGTCATCGTCGACGCCGTACGCACCCCCGTCGGCAAGCGTGGAGGGTCGCTGGCCGCGGTCCACGCCGTGGACCTGTCCGCGCACGTCCTGGGCGCGCTGGTGGAGCGGACCGGGATCGACCCCGCGGTCGTCGACGACGTCATCTGGGGCTGCGTGCAGCAGGTGGGCCAGCAGAGCTTCAACGTGGGCCGCAACGCGGTGCTCGCCGCTGGCTGGCCCGAGTCGGTGCCGGGGACGACGATCGACCGGCAGTGCGGGTCCTCCCAGCAGGCCGTCCACTTCGCCGCCGCGGGCCTGGTCGCCGGACACTACGACGTGGTCGTCGCCGGGGGCGTCGAGATGATGACCGCGATCCCGCTCGGCGCCGCCGCGCGTGACCCCGAGCTCGGGGAGCCGTACGGCCCGCTCGTCGACGCCCGCTATGGCGTGCCGTTCCACCAGGGACTGGGCGCGGAGATGATGGCGGAGAAGTGGGGCTTCACGAGGGCGGAGCTCGACGAGTTCGCCGGCGCCTCGCACGCCAAGCTCGCCGCGGCGGTCGACGAGGGTCGTCTGGCCGGCCAGATCACGCCGGTACGCCTCCCCGAGGGTGGCACGCTCTCCGCCGACGAGGGCCTGCGCCGCGGCACGACGCCGCAGACGCTGGCCGGGCTGCGGCCGGCGTTCAAGCCCGACGGGGTCCTGCACGCCGGCAACTCCTCGCAGATCAGCGACGGGTCCGCGGCCGTCCTCCTGACAACCTCGGAGAAGGCTCGTGAGCTGGGCTTGACGCCGCTGGCCCGGGTGCACACGGCCGTCCTTGCCGGCGACGACCCGGTGATGATGCTGAGCGCGCCGATCCCGGCGACCCAGCGGGCGCTGGCCCGGGCCGGCCTCGGCATCGGCGACATCGACGTCTTCGAGGTCAACGAGGCCTTCGCGCCGGTGCCGATGGCCTGGCTCGCCGAGACCGGAGCCGACCCGGCGCGCCTGAACCCGAACGGCGGCGCGATCGCCATCGGGCACCCGCTCGGCGCGTCGGGGGCTCGGCTGATGACCGCGCTGGTCCACGAGATGGCCGACCGCGGGCTGCGTTACGGCCTGCAGACCATGTGCGAGGGCGGCGGCATGGCCAACGCGACCATCCTGGAGCGCCTCGCCTGA
- a CDS encoding 3-hydroxyacyl-CoA dehydrogenase has translation MKIEGSVAVVSGGASGLGLATATRLHAEGAGVVLLDLPSSAGATEAAALGDRALFAPGDVTAEDDVRAALDAAESLGTLRIAVNCAGIANAIRTLGKEGPFPLDGFARVIQVNLIGTFNVIRLAAQRIAATPEVDGERGVIVNTASVAAFDGQIGQAAYSASKGGVVGLTLPVARDLAQHKIRVVTIAPGLFNTPLFASLPPEAIASLEAQVPHPSRLGDPSEYAALVEHIVRNPMLNGETIRLDGAIRMGPR, from the coding sequence ATGAAGATCGAGGGCAGCGTCGCCGTCGTCTCGGGCGGGGCCTCCGGGCTCGGCCTGGCCACCGCCACGCGGCTGCACGCCGAGGGGGCCGGGGTGGTCCTGCTGGACCTGCCGTCCTCGGCCGGCGCGACCGAGGCCGCTGCGCTCGGCGACCGGGCGCTGTTCGCCCCGGGTGACGTCACGGCCGAGGACGACGTACGGGCTGCGCTCGACGCCGCCGAGTCCTTGGGGACGCTGCGGATCGCGGTCAACTGCGCCGGGATCGCCAACGCGATCCGAACGCTCGGCAAGGAGGGGCCGTTCCCGCTCGACGGCTTCGCACGCGTCATCCAGGTCAACCTCATCGGCACCTTCAACGTGATCCGGCTGGCTGCCCAGCGCATCGCCGCGACGCCGGAGGTCGACGGCGAGCGGGGGGTCATCGTCAACACGGCCTCGGTGGCGGCGTTCGACGGCCAGATCGGGCAGGCGGCGTACTCGGCATCCAAGGGCGGCGTCGTGGGCCTGACCCTGCCGGTGGCGCGCGACCTCGCCCAGCACAAGATCCGGGTCGTCACCATCGCGCCCGGGCTGTTCAACACCCCGCTGTTCGCCTCGCTGCCGCCGGAGGCGATCGCCTCCCTCGAGGCGCAGGTGCCGCACCCGTCCCGGCTGGGCGACCCCTCGGAGTACGCCGCCCTCGTCGAGCACATCGTGCGCAACCCGATGCTCAACGGCGAGACGATCCGCCTCGACGGGGCCATCCGGATGGGCCCCCGCTGA
- a CDS encoding CaiB/BaiF CoA-transferase family protein, translating to MPATDSPTPQGPLRGVRVIELAGIGPGPFAAMVLADLGASVLRIDRPGPQPIEPEGAVINRGRRSAVLDLKHPRAVDALLRLADRADVLLEGLRPGVTERLGIGPDTCLDRNPRLVYARMTGWGQDGPMALRAGHDLGYIARAGALHGFGRAGGPPQFPGNLLGDFGAGGMLAALGICAALVERGSSGRGQVVDAAIVDGVASLLTMPLMLLAQGHWLDERGVNLLDGGVPWYDVYQTADDEWVAVAALEPPFYAALLAGLGLADVPDRADPANWPELRRRFAERFRERTREEWAGLFAGTDACVEPVLSLTEATRDEHLLARGTYVLRDGTPEPAPAPRFSRTPGVLSSPPPLPGEHTREALTDWGLGDVEDLIADGAAVQA from the coding sequence ATGCCTGCGACCGACTCGCCCACGCCCCAGGGGCCGCTGCGCGGCGTGCGGGTGATCGAGCTCGCGGGCATCGGACCGGGACCGTTCGCGGCGATGGTGCTCGCCGACCTCGGCGCGAGCGTGCTGCGGATCGACCGCCCGGGCCCCCAGCCCATCGAGCCCGAGGGTGCCGTCATCAACCGCGGTCGGCGCTCCGCCGTCCTGGACCTCAAGCACCCGAGGGCCGTCGACGCCCTCCTGCGCCTCGCGGACCGGGCCGACGTCCTGCTCGAAGGCCTGCGCCCCGGGGTGACGGAACGCCTCGGCATCGGACCGGACACCTGCCTCGACCGCAACCCGCGCCTGGTCTACGCCCGGATGACCGGCTGGGGCCAGGACGGGCCGATGGCCCTGCGGGCCGGCCACGACCTCGGCTACATCGCCCGCGCGGGCGCCCTGCACGGCTTCGGCCGGGCGGGCGGACCGCCGCAGTTCCCGGGCAACCTGCTCGGGGACTTCGGCGCCGGCGGGATGCTCGCCGCGCTCGGCATCTGCGCCGCCCTGGTCGAGCGCGGGTCGTCAGGCCGAGGTCAGGTCGTGGACGCCGCCATCGTCGACGGCGTCGCATCCCTGCTCACCATGCCGTTGATGCTGCTCGCACAGGGGCACTGGCTCGACGAGCGCGGTGTCAACCTCCTCGACGGCGGCGTCCCCTGGTACGACGTCTACCAGACCGCCGACGACGAGTGGGTCGCCGTCGCCGCCCTGGAGCCGCCGTTCTACGCGGCGCTGCTGGCCGGCCTCGGGCTGGCGGACGTCCCTGACCGGGCAGACCCCGCGAACTGGCCCGAGTTGCGCCGCCGCTTCGCCGAGCGCTTCCGGGAGCGCACCCGCGAGGAGTGGGCCGGCCTGTTCGCCGGCACCGACGCGTGCGTGGAGCCGGTGCTGTCACTCACCGAGGCGACCCGGGACGAGCACCTGCTGGCCAGGGGCACCTACGTGCTGCGCGACGGCACGCCCGAACCCGCCCCCGCGCCCCGCTTCTCCCGCACCCCTGGGGTCCTGTCCTCCCCGCCGCCGCTCCCTGGCGAGCACACCAGGGAGGCGCTCACCGACTGGGGTCTCGGCGACGTCGAGGACCTGATCGCCGACGGGGCCGCGGTCCAGGCCTGA
- the npdG gene encoding NADPH-dependent F420 reductase, with protein sequence MGQYVAVVGGTGPQGKGLAYRFARAGHRVVIGSRAAERAEETAAQINERLDGSAAVTGAANAVAVAEAEVALIAVPYAGHDELVASLAEVLAGKVVISCVNPLGFDKQGSYGLPVPDGSAAEEAQRIVPSARLVGAFHHLSAVSLWGEAELLDHEDVLVCGDDEQAKAVAIELARSVTGRAGIDAGSLRLARQLEPLTAALININKKYKTRSGIRVVGVDGH encoded by the coding sequence GTGGGCCAGTACGTCGCGGTCGTGGGCGGGACCGGCCCGCAGGGCAAGGGGCTCGCCTACCGCTTCGCCCGGGCGGGCCACCGGGTGGTGATCGGCTCGCGCGCCGCCGAGCGCGCCGAGGAGACGGCCGCGCAGATCAACGAGCGGCTCGACGGGTCGGCGGCGGTGACGGGGGCGGCCAACGCCGTGGCGGTCGCGGAGGCCGAGGTCGCGCTCATCGCCGTCCCCTATGCCGGCCACGACGAGCTGGTGGCCTCGCTTGCCGAGGTGCTGGCCGGCAAGGTCGTCATCAGCTGCGTCAACCCGTTGGGCTTCGACAAGCAGGGCTCGTACGGCCTGCCGGTCCCCGACGGCAGCGCCGCCGAGGAGGCGCAGCGCATCGTGCCGAGCGCCCGGCTGGTCGGCGCCTTCCACCACCTCTCGGCGGTCAGCCTGTGGGGCGAGGCCGAGCTGCTCGACCACGAGGACGTGCTCGTGTGCGGCGACGACGAGCAGGCGAAGGCCGTCGCCATCGAGCTCGCGCGGTCGGTGACCGGACGGGCGGGCATCGATGCCGGCTCGCTGCGGCTGGCGCGCCAGCTCGAGCCGCTGACCGCTGCTCTGATCAACATCAACAAGAAGTACAAGACCCGCTCCGGGATCCGCGTCGTCGGCGTCGACGGGCACTGA
- a CDS encoding acyl-CoA dehydrogenase family protein, translating to MKRGLFEADHEVFRDVVREFVAREVLPHQERWDREHIIDRSTWLAAGKQGVIGLPVPERYGGVGTDDFRFRCVVAEELARVGASSLSSGFGLQDDIALPYLTDLGTEEQRARWLPGVASGELILAIAMTEPGAGSDLQGVRTTARRDGDEWVINGSKTFITNGIHSDLVIVVARTDAGAGARGFSLLAVERGTPGFSRGRQLEKLGLVAQDTAELFFDEVRVPAANLLGTEGSGFVHLMERLPRERMSIAYAGLAGARAALDWTVAYTRERSAFGRPLAAYQNTQFELAELVTEVDVLEAFMDKAVLELNDGTLTAVDAAKAKLWATEVQGRVVDRCLQLFGGYGYMLEYPIARAWADARVQRIYGGTSEIMKTIIARDLTGLR from the coding sequence GTGAAGCGAGGGCTCTTCGAGGCGGACCACGAGGTCTTCCGCGACGTGGTGCGCGAGTTCGTGGCCCGCGAGGTCCTGCCCCACCAGGAGCGCTGGGACCGCGAGCACATCATCGACCGCTCGACCTGGCTCGCGGCGGGCAAGCAGGGCGTCATCGGGCTGCCGGTCCCCGAGCGGTACGGCGGTGTCGGGACCGACGACTTCCGCTTCCGCTGCGTCGTCGCCGAGGAGCTCGCCCGGGTCGGCGCGTCCTCGCTCAGCTCGGGCTTCGGCCTGCAGGACGACATCGCGCTGCCGTACCTCACCGACCTCGGGACCGAGGAACAGCGCGCCCGGTGGCTGCCCGGGGTTGCCTCCGGCGAGCTGATCCTCGCCATCGCGATGACCGAGCCGGGCGCGGGCAGCGACCTGCAGGGTGTGCGGACCACGGCGAGGCGCGACGGCGACGAGTGGGTGATCAACGGCAGCAAGACGTTCATCACCAACGGCATCCACTCCGACCTGGTCATCGTCGTGGCGCGGACCGACGCCGGCGCCGGCGCCCGCGGCTTCAGCCTGCTCGCCGTCGAGCGCGGGACCCCCGGCTTCAGCCGTGGGCGACAGCTCGAGAAGCTCGGCCTGGTCGCGCAGGACACCGCGGAGCTGTTCTTCGACGAGGTGCGCGTCCCGGCCGCGAACCTGCTCGGGACGGAGGGCTCCGGTTTCGTCCATCTCATGGAGCGACTGCCACGGGAACGCATGTCGATCGCCTACGCCGGCCTCGCGGGCGCCCGGGCGGCGCTGGACTGGACGGTGGCCTACACCCGCGAGCGCAGTGCGTTCGGGCGGCCGCTCGCGGCGTACCAGAACACCCAGTTCGAGCTGGCCGAGCTGGTGACCGAGGTGGACGTCCTCGAGGCCTTCATGGACAAGGCGGTGCTGGAGCTCAACGACGGCACCCTGACCGCGGTGGACGCGGCGAAGGCGAAGCTGTGGGCGACCGAGGTCCAGGGGCGGGTGGTCGACCGCTGCCTGCAGCTGTTCGGCGGGTACGGCTACATGCTCGAGTACCCCATCGCGAGGGCCTGGGCCGATGCGCGCGTGCAGCGGATCTACGGCGGGACGTCGGAGATCATGAAGACGATCATCGCCCGCGACCTCACCGGGCTGCGTTAG
- a CDS encoding acyl-CoA thioesterase domain-containing protein, producing MSETPADHETGLLDLLDLEQIEEDLFRANFLVQEEFALYGGQVAAQALLAAGSTVDRERQPHSLHGYFLRGGDPLRPTVFQVFRDRDGGSYSARRVIAIQQGAVIFNMACSFHRPEESPSWQVEQLPATAPPDGLEPGRFHRLFSVEHRMPEQPYDRGWPTRFWARVSVPLPDDPLIHACALTYLSDVSTGVLPAEDGSAGPGSSIDHAVWFHRPVDMTDWTLTEYHPRIATGGRGWYTGSVFTADGTLVASLTQEALFRGGRPAWDRRPTTG from the coding sequence ATGAGCGAGACGCCCGCCGATCACGAGACCGGCTTGCTCGATCTGCTCGACCTCGAGCAGATCGAGGAGGACCTGTTCCGCGCGAACTTCCTCGTCCAGGAGGAGTTCGCGCTCTATGGCGGACAGGTCGCCGCGCAGGCGCTCCTCGCGGCGGGGAGCACCGTCGACCGCGAGCGCCAGCCGCACTCCCTGCACGGCTACTTCCTGCGCGGCGGCGACCCCCTGCGGCCCACCGTGTTCCAGGTGTTCCGGGACCGCGACGGCGGGTCGTACTCGGCCCGGCGGGTCATCGCGATCCAGCAGGGGGCGGTCATCTTCAACATGGCCTGCTCGTTCCACCGGCCCGAGGAGAGCCCGAGCTGGCAGGTCGAGCAGCTGCCGGCCACGGCGCCGCCGGACGGGCTCGAGCCGGGTCGCTTCCACCGACTCTTCTCGGTGGAGCACCGGATGCCCGAGCAGCCGTACGACCGGGGCTGGCCGACCCGCTTCTGGGCGCGTGTCAGCGTGCCGCTGCCCGACGACCCGCTGATCCACGCCTGCGCGCTGACCTACCTGTCGGACGTCTCGACCGGCGTCCTGCCGGCCGAGGACGGCTCGGCGGGACCGGGGTCGAGCATCGACCACGCGGTGTGGTTCCACCGCCCGGTCGACATGACGGACTGGACGCTGACCGAGTACCACCCGCGGATCGCGACTGGCGGTCGCGGCTGGTACACCGGCTCGGTGTTCACCGCCGACGGGACGCTGGTGGCCAGCCTCACCCAGGAGGCGCTCTTCCGCGGCGGGCGGCCCGCCTGGGACCGGAGACCTACGACCGGCTGA
- a CDS encoding GNAT family N-acetyltransferase: MGSATTSGDGAGRHGRDVRPPDVAPVDVVAVGADGWARLEAFFGPSGAYSHCWCTWWRQPSAAFDAGCRDGGAGNRALLESLVRAGREPGLVALESGAPVGWVSVAPRTEYVRLARSPLLRGTGDLADDGVWALPCFWVPRAHRGRGVASTLLAAAVDHAKARGARVLEAYPVAAAGRLAAAEAYTGTVTLFSRFGFRVVRRPPTGRRVVVRRDLGEALR, translated from the coding sequence GTGGGAAGCGCGACGACCTCCGGCGATGGGGCAGGTCGGCACGGGCGCGACGTACGTCCGCCTGACGTCGCGCCGGTCGACGTCGTCGCGGTCGGCGCCGACGGGTGGGCGCGGCTCGAGGCGTTCTTCGGGCCCTCGGGGGCGTACTCGCACTGCTGGTGCACCTGGTGGCGGCAGCCGTCGGCGGCCTTCGACGCCGGGTGCAGGGACGGCGGGGCGGGCAACCGCGCGCTGCTCGAGTCGCTGGTGCGGGCCGGCCGCGAGCCCGGGCTGGTCGCCCTCGAGTCGGGGGCGCCGGTGGGGTGGGTGAGCGTCGCGCCGCGAACGGAGTACGTCCGGCTGGCTCGCTCGCCGTTGCTGCGCGGTACCGGCGACCTCGCCGACGACGGGGTCTGGGCGCTGCCGTGCTTCTGGGTCCCGCGCGCGCACCGCGGCCGCGGCGTGGCCTCGACGCTGCTGGCGGCGGCGGTGGACCACGCGAAGGCGCGCGGCGCCCGGGTGCTCGAGGCTTACCCGGTTGCGGCCGCGGGTCGGCTGGCCGCAGCGGAGGCGTACACGGGGACCGTCACCCTGTTCTCGCGTTTCGGCTTCCGCGTGGTGCGACGGCCGCCGACCGGACGACGCGTGGTGGTGCGCCGTGACCTCGGCGAGGCCCTACGGTGA